Part of the Salinigranum rubrum genome is shown below.
CCGAGCAGATAGTCGAACGCCTCGCCGCGTCCCTCGGCGATGAGGCCCTGCTTCGAGGTGATGCCCTTCTCGACGCCCTCCTCGATACGGTGTCGCGTCCGCAGCGACAGATACCGGGGGTGTGACTCCGGTAACTCCGATAGCTCCGCGTCGCTCATGGTGGTGTGAGGTCGCCGCGAGGGTAAAAATCGGCCGTCTTCGTTCCGCCCGTCCTCTGCCGCCGCGCCGCCGCCTCGTTCAGCGTTCGAGATGCGCCCCCGAGGGGTACGTCTCACACACCTGTGGGTCGTATCCCGCGTCCGACAGCCCGGTGTCGAGGGCGAACACCGACCGGCCGAGCATCGCCATCGCCGCCTCCCCGCCGGCATCACTGACAGCGTCGATCGCCGTCTCGACCTCGGGGACGAGCAGTCCCGCCTCGCGGGCGAACCGCCGAGAGAGTCGGAGCAGGTGTCGGAGGGTCGGTCGCTCGCGGAGTTCACCGAGCGCGCGCTCGCCCGCCCGGCTGAGCCGGGTCGTGTCGCCCTCGATGACCTCGGCGGTCGACAGTTCCCCGAAGGTGACGTACTCGACGCGCGAACTCGTCGGGACGCCGTCCAGCACGCCGTGACCCGGCGCGCCCGGTTCGACCCGGATGGGGACGCCACCGTGCGCCTGGGCGACGACGTCGCCGAGACCCGTGCCGGCGACCACCTCGGCGACGTGCGCCAGTTCGACGAGGTCGTTCTCCGATCGCTCGCCGTCGAACACCGTGTTGCTCGCGTAGGCGGCTCCGAGCGCGGCCGCGCCGGAGACGCCGAAGCCCGACCCGACGGGGAGTTCGCTCTCGATAGTGACGCGCGCCGTCGCGTCGAACGCGTCGAGGACGTGCTCGACCGGTTCCATCTCGACGCGTTCCCCGCCGAGAGCGACGTGCGTCGTCTCCGACGGGACGACCCGCACGCGGACGCCGTCCGAGAGCGTCAGACCGCCGCCACGCGACCCAGTCGTCGCCGGGTTGCCCGTTCGGTGGGCGCTGAAGAACCCGGTGACGTGGCCCGGCACGAACGCGGTCGCCGTCGACTGGTCGGTCATCTACTGTCTCTTACCCCACGAGTGCCGTATAACGCTTCAGATTTCCGCCTCGCCGTGCGCCCCGTCCTCACCCCCCGCCATCCGGCGCACCGCTGACTCTCGGAACTGATGCCCGGGCCGATACGTTAAGATACTCGTCTTGCGTCCGGTCAGTCGCCGCCACACCACGAGGATGGGACGGCGACTCGGTATCAACCACCGACACCCCTACCCGCGTTTTTCCGCACCGCTGTCTTCGACCCT
Proteins encoded:
- a CDS encoding pantoate kinase, whose amino-acid sequence is MTDQSTATAFVPGHVTGFFSAHRTGNPATTGSRGGGLTLSDGVRVRVVPSETTHVALGGERVEMEPVEHVLDAFDATARVTIESELPVGSGFGVSGAAALGAAYASNTVFDGERSENDLVELAHVAEVVAGTGLGDVVAQAHGGVPIRVEPGAPGHGVLDGVPTSSRVEYVTFGELSTAEVIEGDTTRLSRAGERALGELRERPTLRHLLRLSRRFAREAGLLVPEVETAIDAVSDAGGEAAMAMLGRSVFALDTGLSDAGYDPQVCETYPSGAHLER